In a single window of the Desulfuromonas sp. genome:
- a CDS encoding flagellin, translating into MAMTINTNISSLNAQSNLSNTQNSLSKSMERLSSGLRINSASDDAAGLNIADRMTAQIRGMDQASRNANDGISLAQTAEGGMSEIGDMLQRMRELAVQGANETNDADDAAAIQTEMDELTSEIDRIAGATSFNGKTLLDGALDVDFQVGANATADDKINFTITQDFTAAGLGVDAVAVTDNAAAQTSITALDDAIKDVDTARSSVGSTVNRLDHTIKNLSSQSNNLSAARSRIQDTDIANESAKMTRSNVLQQAGVSILAQANQAPNVALSLLG; encoded by the coding sequence ATGGCAATGACAATCAATACCAACATCTCATCTCTCAACGCTCAAAGCAATTTGAGCAACACCCAAAACTCCCTTTCAAAATCGATGGAGCGTCTCTCTTCGGGTCTGCGCATCAACAGCGCTTCCGACGACGCGGCCGGCCTGAACATCGCCGACCGCATGACCGCCCAGATCCGCGGCATGGATCAGGCGAGCCGCAACGCCAACGACGGCATCTCCCTGGCCCAGACGGCCGAGGGCGGCATGTCCGAGATCGGCGACATGCTGCAGCGCATGCGCGAGCTCGCCGTTCAGGGCGCCAACGAGACCAACGACGCCGACGACGCGGCAGCCATCCAGACCGAGATGGACGAACTGACCTCGGAGATCGATCGTATCGCCGGCGCCACGTCCTTCAACGGCAAGACCCTGCTGGACGGGGCTCTGGACGTGGATTTCCAGGTCGGTGCCAACGCCACCGCCGACGACAAGATCAACTTCACGATCACCCAGGACTTCACGGCCGCCGGGCTCGGCGTTGACGCGGTCGCGGTGACGGACAACGCCGCCGCCCAGACCTCGATCACCGCCCTTGACGATGCGATCAAGGACGTGGACACCGCCCGCAGTTCGGTCGGCTCCACGGTCAACCGTCTGGATCACACCATCAAGAACCTGTCGAGCCAGTCCAACAACCTCTCCGCGGCCCGCTCCCGCATCCAGGACACCGACATCGCCAACGAGTCGGCGAAAATGACCCGGTCCAACGTGCTGCAGCAGGCCGGGGTGTCGATTTTGGCTCAGGCCAACCAGGCTCCCAATGTGGCCCTCTCCCTTCTCGGGTAG
- a CDS encoding flagellar protein FlaG, translating into MFKIETASPAGANVQKSAEAAEKIDRQRQPSPLSFEPSRDEKKQTPEEILSRVKQLAEGGLNSVRFEMSEEAREVVIRIIDPETNEVIRQLPTEELLKVSSSLEELRGLLLQTES; encoded by the coding sequence ATGTTTAAAATAGAGACAGCATCACCGGCCGGCGCAAATGTGCAGAAAAGCGCAGAGGCCGCAGAAAAAATCGATCGGCAACGCCAGCCCTCCCCCCTCTCTTTCGAGCCGAGCCGGGATGAAAAGAAACAGACACCCGAGGAGATCCTCAGCCGCGTCAAGCAGCTGGCCGAAGGGGGGCTCAACAGCGTACGTTTTGAAATGAGCGAGGAAGCCCGGGAAGTGGTCATCCGGATCATCGATCCGGAAACCAACGAGGTTATCCGCCAGCTCCCCACGGAGGAACTGCTGAAGGTTTCCAGCAGCCTCGAGGAGCTTCGCGGCCTGCTCCTGCAGACCGAGAGCTGA
- the fliD gene encoding flagellar filament capping protein FliD, producing MAISIGGLASGIDTNSLIDALMEAERLPLYRMEDDRNELNSRLNSFKKLDGHMGNLLEAVEKLATSEELLSRKSEQSSEEYFATTAGSEAQPGNYEVKVLSLAQVEKVVYQGVADKDAELFTSGTVNLQVGGNAPIALAPADNTLDGIMEAINALEDPGITASIVNDGSGTPYRLVLTGDSVQDDNITIDASGVSGGTGFPTVELTRSASQAQIEVDGISIVSDSNTISGAIPGITFDLTKADEVLDPADATTTTLTVGTDEEAIVAKVEDFVDDFNDILSFLSYDGLSGDSAARSVKRSLQNLLTNVDGGTGVYQSLSTLGIETDERTGDLVIDSTALKDMIENDLDGFETFWTGDTGFAGRFVDYLEGATDSIDGLYAGRKKSTEASVSRIDDSISSMLLRLEKRESILVGQFSAMEQLVSTMNSQSNYLAQQMSIMASMGSK from the coding sequence ATGGCAATAAGCATAGGCGGGCTCGCCAGCGGAATAGATACCAACAGCCTCATCGATGCGCTGATGGAAGCCGAGCGGCTTCCCCTTTACCGCATGGAGGACGACAGGAACGAACTCAACAGCCGTTTGAACTCCTTCAAGAAGCTCGACGGCCACATGGGGAACCTGCTCGAGGCCGTGGAGAAGCTGGCCACCTCCGAGGAGCTTCTCTCCCGCAAGAGCGAACAGAGTTCCGAGGAGTACTTTGCCACCACGGCCGGCAGCGAGGCCCAGCCCGGCAACTACGAGGTCAAGGTGCTCAGCCTGGCCCAGGTGGAGAAGGTGGTTTACCAGGGGGTGGCGGACAAAGACGCCGAGCTCTTCACCTCGGGCACCGTCAACCTGCAGGTCGGGGGCAACGCCCCGATCGCCCTCGCCCCGGCGGACAATACCCTCGACGGCATCATGGAGGCGATCAATGCCCTGGAGGACCCGGGGATCACCGCCTCCATCGTCAACGACGGCAGCGGCACACCCTATCGCCTCGTTCTGACCGGAGACTCGGTGCAGGACGACAACATCACCATCGACGCCTCCGGCGTTTCCGGAGGGACCGGCTTTCCCACCGTCGAGCTGACCCGCAGCGCTTCCCAGGCGCAGATCGAGGTGGACGGGATTTCCATCGTCAGCGATTCCAACACCATCTCGGGTGCGATCCCCGGGATCACCTTCGACCTGACCAAAGCCGACGAGGTCCTTGACCCGGCCGATGCGACGACGACCACCCTGACCGTCGGCACCGACGAGGAGGCGATCGTCGCCAAGGTCGAGGATTTCGTCGACGACTTCAACGACATCCTCTCTTTCCTCTCCTATGACGGCCTCAGTGGGGATTCGGCGGCGCGTTCGGTCAAGCGCTCACTGCAGAACCTGTTGACCAACGTGGACGGCGGAACCGGAGTCTACCAGAGCCTCTCGACCCTCGGCATCGAGACCGACGAGCGTACCGGGGACCTGGTCATCGACAGCACCGCACTCAAAGACATGATCGAGAACGACCTCGACGGTTTCGAGACTTTCTGGACCGGCGACACCGGCTTCGCCGGGCGTTTCGTCGACTACCTGGAGGGAGCGACTGACTCCATCGACGGCCTTTACGCCGGCCGCAAGAAGAGTACCGAGGCCTCCGTCAGTCGCATCGACGACAGCATCTCGAGCATGCTGCTGCGCCTCGAAAAGCGCGAGTCGATCCTGGTCGGCCAGTTCTCCGCCATGGAGCAGCTTGTCAGCACCATGAACAGCCAAAGCAACTATCTGGCCCAGCAGATGAGCATCATGGCCAGCATGGGGAGTAAATAA
- the fliS gene encoding flagellar export chaperone FliS, with protein MNAFLNQYQNNQVSTASPERILIMLYDGAIRFANRAKESLAAGDMEGKVDGINRTIAIVTELSTTLDHKVGGQIAAELDALYGFMVRELSRANLKNDSKALESVDGLLRHLRETWVQAIEVVQQDRNNGVAGQRRQGESAAAAI; from the coding sequence ATGAATGCCTTTTTGAATCAATATCAGAACAACCAGGTCAGCACCGCTTCTCCGGAGCGGATCCTCATCATGCTCTACGATGGCGCCATCCGTTTCGCGAACCGGGCCAAGGAGTCCCTGGCCGCCGGCGACATGGAGGGCAAGGTCGACGGCATCAACCGGACCATCGCCATTGTCACTGAGCTTTCCACGACCCTCGACCACAAGGTCGGCGGTCAGATCGCGGCCGAACTCGACGCCCTCTACGGGTTCATGGTCCGGGAGCTGAGCAGGGCCAATCTCAAGAACGATTCGAAAGCCCTGGAGTCCGTCGACGGGCTGCTGCGCCACCTGCGCGAGACCTGGGTTCAGGCCATCGAGGTCGTGCAGCAGGACCGAAACAACGGCGTCGCCGGCCAGAGGCGTCAGGGCGAGTCGGCCGCCGCGGCGATCTAG
- a CDS encoding PilZ domain-containing protein: MFSRAVQNVLQDFRKCRIILSFQRGNPLELEGRVRLLDASILEVEITASPLEVLEEDGLCLIYIEQGESIHRIMGRLSGERGENGQLRFRAVEVASYPQRRRFFRIDAEVYMRYWGTDLDRPTKTVLQNVNLSGSGIRFVSSTPLVVGQTVALEVSLPGGSSPSMECVGRVVRVQDRGKEGQLAALELVEIEQEDQDEIVRFCLAEQRRQLRMKVRVRDAS, from the coding sequence ATGTTTTCTCGGGCGGTGCAGAACGTACTTCAGGATTTTCGAAAGTGCCGCATCATCCTTTCCTTCCAGAGGGGCAATCCCCTGGAGTTGGAAGGGAGGGTCAGGCTTCTGGATGCTTCGATTCTCGAGGTGGAAATCACCGCCAGCCCTCTCGAAGTCCTTGAGGAGGACGGTCTCTGCTTGATCTACATCGAGCAGGGGGAGTCTATCCACCGGATCATGGGCCGGCTTTCAGGGGAGCGCGGTGAGAATGGTCAGCTCCGGTTCCGGGCCGTCGAGGTGGCGTCCTATCCCCAGCGGCGGCGTTTTTTCCGCATCGATGCGGAGGTTTACATGAGGTACTGGGGCACCGATCTTGACCGCCCCACCAAGACCGTGCTGCAGAACGTCAACCTGAGCGGGTCGGGAATCCGCTTCGTCTCCTCTACCCCCCTCGTCGTCGGTCAGACCGTCGCTTTGGAGGTCTCTTTGCCGGGGGGCAGCTCTCCATCGATGGAATGCGTCGGCAGGGTGGTTCGCGTCCAGGACAGGGGCAAGGAGGGCCAGCTCGCGGCGCTGGAGCTGGTGGAAATCGAACAAGAGGACCAGGACGAAATCGTTCGTTTTTGCCTGGCCGAGCAGCGCAGGCAGCTGCGCATGAAGGTCCGCGTCAGGGACGCTTCCTGA
- a CDS encoding diguanylate cyclase, translated as MTMTATSLIVGHSPASRKAIATTIKGTDLFRQILFSADSQEAFSQLKKHSVDMVFCDLRRLTGKAVDLFKRLAKQEEWGDIPVIAFTPEEDEATRIRGLELGASDCLSFTASAKEVAAKARFLLKIKERFEQLRSSRAQLAELALKDGLTGLYNRSYFDATLEKEIARSQRSEKSFSLVLLDLDHFKDVNDNYGHQAGDRVIQTAAKVFADSARNADVVCRYGGEEFAAILPETSTAGARIFSERIRKKVEGLDPVSLGIGKPITVSIGISCADFRHPITMSELLENADRALYTAKNRGRNRVEIFTPTKRHPPMVHFPAYKGHAVAFA; from the coding sequence ATGACCATGACCGCGACGAGCCTCATAGTTGGACACTCCCCCGCTTCAAGGAAAGCCATTGCCACGACCATAAAGGGGACCGACCTGTTCCGCCAGATCCTCTTCAGCGCCGACAGCCAAGAGGCTTTCAGCCAGCTGAAGAAGCATTCGGTGGACATGGTCTTCTGCGACCTGCGCCGGCTCACCGGCAAGGCGGTCGACCTGTTCAAAAGGCTGGCCAAGCAGGAGGAGTGGGGGGACATCCCGGTCATCGCCTTCACCCCCGAAGAAGATGAAGCGACCCGTATCCGGGGCCTGGAGCTCGGCGCCAGCGACTGCCTGTCCTTCACCGCCTCGGCCAAGGAGGTCGCAGCCAAGGCCCGCTTCCTCCTGAAGATCAAAGAACGCTTTGAACAGTTGCGCTCCTCCAGGGCCCAGCTTGCCGAGCTTGCCCTCAAGGACGGCCTGACCGGCCTTTACAACCGCTCCTACTTCGACGCCACCCTGGAGAAGGAAATCGCCCGCAGCCAGCGCTCGGAGAAATCCTTCTCACTCGTCCTGCTCGACCTCGACCACTTCAAGGATGTCAACGACAACTACGGCCACCAGGCCGGCGACCGGGTCATCCAGACCGCCGCCAAGGTCTTCGCCGACTCGGCCCGCAATGCCGACGTCGTCTGCCGCTACGGGGGCGAGGAGTTCGCGGCCATTCTGCCCGAGACCTCCACGGCCGGGGCCCGCATCTTTTCCGAGCGCATCCGCAAAAAAGTCGAGGGGCTCGATCCCGTGTCGCTTGGCATCGGCAAACCGATCACCGTCAGCATCGGCATCAGCTGCGCCGACTTCCGCCATCCCATCACAATGAGCGAACTGCTGGAAAACGCCGACCGTGCCCTCTACACCGCAAAGAACCGGGGCCGCAACCGGGTCGAAATCTTCACCCCGACCAAGCGCCACCCTCCGATGGTTCACTTCCCCGCATACAAGGGACACGCCGTGGCCTTCGCCTAA
- a CDS encoding PilZ domain-containing protein, which yields MLSKETVEFLRDFKIASLALPVRGEGHLALDGVVKVTSPTRLEAMFLPGQIPFEALDQAGRCRISCEVGLSIFQAEAFIEEVLDDRRLSLVLAEVSSQGDTRRKFRVDSEVYLKFWRPGEQPPSESSLERVNLSGCGLRFSARQQVPPGEELELEIALPGATLKVLGCRGRVVDGSSSDDQPGEVALQITDISPDHLDKLTEFCLGEKFKQLGSRVKFLGSMLDPKHK from the coding sequence ATGCTTTCGAAGGAAACAGTCGAGTTTTTGAGGGATTTCAAAATTGCGAGCCTGGCCCTGCCGGTTCGGGGAGAGGGCCACCTTGCCCTGGACGGGGTCGTCAAGGTGACCTCCCCGACCCGTCTGGAGGCGATGTTCCTGCCCGGCCAGATCCCTTTCGAGGCCCTCGACCAGGCTGGCCGCTGCCGGATTTCCTGCGAAGTGGGACTCTCCATTTTCCAGGCCGAGGCCTTTATCGAGGAGGTTCTCGACGACAGGCGCCTGTCCCTGGTTCTGGCCGAGGTCTCCTCTCAGGGGGATACCCGGCGCAAATTCCGCGTCGACAGCGAAGTCTATTTGAAGTTCTGGCGGCCCGGCGAGCAACCTCCCTCCGAATCCTCTCTTGAGAGGGTGAACCTGAGCGGGTGCGGGCTCCGCTTCTCCGCTCGCCAGCAGGTTCCGCCCGGAGAGGAGCTGGAGTTGGAGATAGCCCTGCCCGGGGCAACCCTGAAAGTGCTCGGCTGCCGCGGCCGGGTGGTCGACGGCTCCTCTTCGGACGATCAGCCGGGGGAGGTCGCCCTGCAGATCACCGACATCTCGCCCGACCATCTGGACAAGCTCACCGAGTTTTGCCTCGGGGAGAAGTTCAAGCAGTTGGGGAGCCGGGTGAAGTTCCTTGGGTCGATGCTTGACCCCAAGCACAAGTAG
- a CDS encoding EscU/YscU/HrcU family type III secretion system export apparatus switch protein, whose product MDKAVALRYDRQQDTAPKVVASGGGDVAARIIERARQAGVHVMEDPDLLELLAHVPVGDDIPVELYQAVAEVLAFVYQVNGRYLEGATPG is encoded by the coding sequence ATGGACAAAGCAGTTGCTCTGCGCTACGACCGGCAACAGGACACAGCCCCCAAGGTGGTCGCCAGCGGCGGAGGGGACGTGGCGGCGCGCATTATCGAGCGGGCGCGCCAGGCCGGGGTCCACGTCATGGAAGACCCCGACCTGCTGGAGCTTCTGGCGCATGTCCCTGTCGGCGACGATATCCCGGTGGAGCTGTACCAGGCGGTGGCCGAGGTCCTCGCCTTTGTCTACCAGGTCAACGGCCGCTACCTGGAGGGGGCCACCCCCGGCTAG
- a CDS encoding dodecin, whose amino-acid sequence MTYGQDRVYKKLEVIGVSQRGIEGAIEAAVLKAHQTLKGLSWFELEELHGHIGEDGQVKEYQAVIKVAFEVKD is encoded by the coding sequence ATGACATACGGCCAGGATCGGGTTTACAAGAAGCTGGAAGTGATCGGGGTTTCCCAGAGAGGGATCGAGGGAGCGATTGAGGCGGCGGTGCTGAAAGCCCACCAGACCCTGAAGGGACTGTCGTGGTTCGAGCTCGAGGAACTGCACGGCCACATCGGCGAGGACGGCCAGGTCAAGGAGTACCAGGCGGTCATCAAGGTGGCCTTTGAGGTCAAGGACTGA